Proteins from a genomic interval of Mytilus trossulus isolate FHL-02 unplaced genomic scaffold, PNRI_Mtr1.1.1.hap1 h1tg000210l__unscaffolded, whole genome shotgun sequence:
- the LOC134700920 gene encoding uncharacterized protein LOC134700920 encodes MRQETADIESRLCQQFGELQNSTILLVSDINTDANLRMQNLSTLLTGLEDKIESRSDFNLASQNRTVALTACGGGGYNSGDIAKFGNVKQHKGFRNLDAFKQSGTFTCEVGGMYVFFASLISSSPDVHFRLYKDSVPQNYVFISSRPPSYESGSGMLAVQLTVGDTITLKSVISNAHINGASCITIFKFQ; translated from the exons ATGAGACAAGAAACGGCGGATATTGAATCTAGACTGTGTCAGCAATTCGGTGAGTTACAGAATTCAACCATCTTGTTAGTGAGTGACATAAATACAGATGCGAATCTCAGGATGCAGAATTTAAGTACATTATTAACAGGACTAGAAGACAAAATTGAAAGTAGATCAGACTTTAATCTTGCAAGCCAAAACAGAACAG TTGCATTAACAGCATGCGGAGGTGGAGGATACAACTCTGGGGATATTGCGAAATTtggcaatgtaaaacaacaCAAAGGATTTCGGAATCTTGATGCGTTTAAGCAGTCCGGAACATTTACTTGTGAGGTAGGAGGAATGTATGTGTTCTTTGCTAGTCTGATTTCGTCGTCACCAGATGTACATTTTCGGTTGTATAAGGATTCAGTGccacaaaattatgtttttatttctagTCGACCTCCTTCTTATGAATCAGGATCTGGCATGTTGGCAGTACAACTTACTGTAGGCGATACTATCACCTTAAAAAGTGTCATTTCAAATGCACATATAAATGGAGCTTCTTGTATTACAATTTTTAAGTTTCAATAG